A single Xenopus laevis strain J_2021 chromosome 3S, Xenopus_laevis_v10.1, whole genome shotgun sequence DNA region contains:
- the LOC121402271 gene encoding histone H3-like has protein sequence MEALVINTSNRLLNRIRVSEKLSVDMARTKQTARKSTGGKAPRKQLATKAARKSAPATGGVKKPHRYRPGTVALREIRRYQKSTELLIRKLPFQRLVREIAQDFKTDLRFQSSAVMALQEASEAYLVGLFEDTNLCAIHAKRVTIMPKDIQLARRIRGERA, from the coding sequence ATGGAGGCGCTTGTAATAAATACGAGCAATCGGCTGTTGAATCGCATTCGCGTTAGTGAAAAGCTTTCTGTTGACATGGCTCGTACCAAGCAGACCGCCCGCAAATCCACCGGCGGGAAGGCTCCCCGCAAGCAGTTGGCCACCAAGGCAGCCCGCAAGAGCGCCCCGGCCACTGGCGGAGTCAAGAAACCCCATCGTTATCGCCCAGGGACCGTGGCTCTCCGGGAAATCCGCCGTTACCAGAAATCCACCGAGCTGCTCATCCGCAAACTGCCTTTCCAGCGTCTGGTCCGGGAGATCGCCCAGGACTTCAAGACCGATCTCCGCTTCCAGAGCTCAGCCGTCATGGCTCTGCAGGAGGCCAGCGAGGCTTATCTGGTGGGGCTCTTCGAGGACACCAACCTGTGCGCCATCCACGCCAAGAGAGTCACCATCATGCCCAAGGACATCCAGCTGGCCCGCAGGATCCGAGGAGAGAGGGCTTAG
- the h1-3.L gene encoding H1.3 linker histone, cluster member L homeolog (The RefSeq protein has 6 substitutions, 2 frameshifts compared to this genomic sequence) encodes MAEAAESAPAPPPAEPAAKKKKQQPKKAAAAAGAAKSKKPSSGPSVSEQIVTAVSASKERTRVSLAALKKTLAAAGYDVDKNNSRLKLALKALVTKETLLQVKGSGASGSFKLNKKQLQSKDKAAAKKKAPLAAKAKKPAAAAKKPAKSPKKPKKVSAAAKSPKKLKKPAKAAKSPAKKPKAAKPKKAAKSPAKKTAVKPKTTTAVPLKSPAKAKAAKPKVAKAKKAAPKKK; translated from the exons ATGGCTGAAGCCGCCGAATCCGCGCCCGCTCCTCCCCCGGCTGAGCCCGCGGCcaagaaaaagaagcagcagcccaagaaagcagcagcagcagcggggGCCGCTAAATCCAAGAAGCCCTCGTCTGGACCCAGTGTGTCCGAGCAGATCGTCACAGCCGTGTCCGCTTCCAAGGAGcgcagcggggtgtctctggcaGCGCTCAAGAAGACTCTGGCTGCGGCAGGCTACGATGTGGACAAGAACAACAGCCGCCTCAAGCTGGCTCTCAAGGCTCTGGTCACCAAGGAGACCCTGCTCCAAGTCAAAGGCAGCGGAGCCTCCGGTTCCTTCAAGCTCAACAAGAAGCAGCTGCAGAGCAAGGACAAGGCCGCCGCCAAAAAGAAGGCGCCGCTAACAGCCAAAGCCAAGAAACCGGCGGCAGCAGCCAAGAAGCCAGCCAAGTCCCCGAAGAAGCCCAAGAAGGTCTCGCCAGCCGCCAAGAGCCCAAAGAAGCTCAAGAAACCCGCAAAGGCCGCCAAGAGTCCCGCTAAAAAGCCCAAAGCCGCCAAGCCCAAGAAGGCTGCCAAGAGTCCCGCTAAAAAGACCGCCGTCAAGCCCaaaactactgctgctg tgccgcc cAAAAGCCCCGCAAAGGCCAAAGCAGCCAAACCCAAAGTGGCCAAAGCCAAGAAAGCCGCCCCCAAGAAGAAATGA